The Nymphalis io chromosome 14, ilAglIoxx1.1, whole genome shotgun sequence genome has a segment encoding these proteins:
- the LOC126773171 gene encoding sodium channel protein para isoform X4, which produces MSEDLDSISEEEQSLFRPFTRESLAVIEARIAEEHAKQKELEKKRAEGETDLGRTKKKKEVRYDDEDEDEGPQPDATLEQGLPLPVRMQGSFPLELASTPLEDIDPFYHNQTTFVVISKGKDIFRFSATNALWILDPFNPIRRVAIYILVHPLFSLFIITTILVNCILMIMPTTPTVESTEVIFTGIYTFESAVKVMARGFILQPFTYLRDAWNWLDFVVIALAYVTMGIDLGNLAALRTFRVLRALKTVAIVPGLKTIVGAVIESVKNLRDVIILTMFSLSVFALMGLQIYMGVLTQKCIKVFPEDGSWGNLTDENWERFCQNETNWYGEDGDYPLCGNSSGAGQCEPGYICLQGYGPNPNYGYTSFDTFGWAFLSAFRLMTQDYWENLYQLVLRSAGSWHVLFFVVIIFLGSFYLVNLILAIVAMSYDELQKKAEEEEQAEEEALREAEQKAAARADKQEAREAHAREQAAAAEAAAYAEAHPAKSPSDSSCQSYELFVNQERGNQDDNTRERMSLRSDPFQDSVSTQPTHKPTANESHHEPARRQRKVSMVPHPERINKYGQLSYGPLREGSQASLSLPGSPFNLRRGSRGSHQMALRPNGRNRYPPGADRKPLVLSTYLDAQEHLPYADDSNAVTPMSEENGAIIIPVYYANLGSRHSSYTSHQSRLSYTSHGDLLGGKAQTKEARLRGRSASRNHSVTSQPHAYPLPRQDSSLASRPLREYEISTTECTDEAGKVLKQSNDNPFIESSQQPNVVDMRDVMVLNEIIEQAGRQSRASEQNAEDDEDGPTFKERLLECFMKGIDFFCVWDCCWLWLEFQKYVALLVFDPFVELFITLCIVVNTLFMALDHHDMDRDMEKALKSGNYFFTATFGIEAMLKLIAMSPKFYFQEGWNVFDFIIVALSLLELGLEGVQGLSVLRSFRLLRVFKLAKSWPALNLIISIMGRTVGALGNLTFVLCIIIFIFAVMGMQLFGKNYTDYVDRFPDGDLPRWNFTDFMHSFMIVFRVLCGEWIESMWDCMLVGDVSCIPFFLATVVIGNLVVLNLFLALLLSNFGSSNLSSPTADQDTNKIAEAFNRISRFIDWVKKNAADVLKLVKNKLTNQIAIHAPGLKAALCGRCVSPERVDNELELGADLDDGVLYKDKKLKDQVEVAIGDGMEFTIPGDNKYKKGKILMNNINAITDNHTDNRINCELNHHGYPIQDDDTISQKSYGSHKIRSFKDESHKGSADTIDGEEKKDASKEELGLEEEMIPEEEVGQVDLAKLDIKAVEGDGILEDSPADCCPEPCYARFPFLAGDDESPFWQGWAMLRLKTFRLIENTYFETAVITMILLSSLALALEDVHLPHRPILQDILYYMDRIFTVIFFIEMLIKWLALGFQKYFTNAWCWLDFIIVMVSLINFVAALCGAGGIQAFKTMRTLRALRPLRAMSRMQGMRVVVNALVQAIPSIFNVLLVCLIFWLIFAIMGVQLFAGKYFKCVDMNHTTLSHEIIPDRNACILENYTWENSPMNFDHVGKAYLCLFQVATFKGWIQIMNDAIDSREVGRQPIRETNIYMYLYFVFFIIFGSFFTLNLFIGVIIDNFNEQKKKAGGSLEMFMTEDQKKYYNAMKKMGSKKPLKAIPRPRWRPQAIVFEIVTDKKFDMIIMLFIGLNMLTMTLDHYQQSETFSAVLDYLNMIFIVIFSSECLLKIFALRYHYFVEPWNLFDFVVVMFSILSLVLSDIIEKYFVSPTLLRVVRVAKVGRVLRLVKGAKGIRTLLFALAMSLPALFNICLLLFLVMFIFAIFGMSFFMHVKDKGGLDDVYNFKTFVQSMILLFQMSTSAGWDGVLDGIINEEECDLPDNERGSPGNCGSATIGITYLLSYLVISFLIVINMYIAVILENYSQATEDVQEGLTDDDYDMYYEIWQRFDPEGTQYIRYDQLSDFLDVLEPPLQIHKPNKYKIISMDIPICRGDMMFCVDILDALTKDFFARKGNPIEEPVDVGRPDEVGYEPVSSTLWRQREEYCARLIQHAWRRHRRAQSPGGGSASGAEGGGASGPEAEGAPTAVLLDAGAGGAHRVVLQAAGAAPRPPEPAPPPAPV; this is translated from the exons ATGTCCGAGGACTTGGACTCGATCAGCGAGGAAGAACAAAGCTTGTTCCGACCCTTCACCCGAGAGTCATTGGCCGTAATCGAGGCCCGCATAGCTGAAGAGCATGCCAAGCAAAAAGAACTCGAGAAAAAACGAGCGGAAGGCGAG ACCGATTTGGGGCGGacgaaaaagaaaaaagaa GTGCGGTACGATGATGAGGATGAAGATGAAGGTCCCCAACCAGATGCGACCTTGGAGCAGGGCCTGCCGCTGCCGGTGCGCATGCAGGGCTCCTTTCCTCTCGAACTCGCCTCCACACCACTCGAGGACATCGATCCTTTCTACCACAACCAAACA ACATTCGTAGTCATAAGCAAGGGTAAAGACATCTTCAGATTTTCGGCGACTAATGCCTTGTGGATATTGGATCCATTTAATCCAATAAGAAGAGTGgccatatatatattagtgcATCCTTTATTCTCTCTGTTCATTATTACCACAATTCTTGTGAATTGTATACTCATGATAATGCCTACCACACCAACTGTCGAAAGTACtga AGTTATCTTTACCGGCATCTACACCTTTGAATCGGCGGTGAAAGTAATGGCCAGGGGTTTCATACTACAGCCATTCACATACCTTAGAGATGCATGGAATTGGCTTGACTTCGTAGTTATAGCTTTAGC TTATGTGACGATGGGCATAGATCTCGGCAACTTGGCCGCTCTAAGAACGTTCAGAGTTCTCCGAGCTTTGAAGACTGTGGCCATCGTACcgg GCTTGAAGACTATTGTGGGTGCGGTGATAGAGTCGGTGAAAAATCTTCGAGATGTGATAATATTGACGATGTTTTCACTATCTGTGTTCGCACTTATGGGTCTGCAAATCTATATGGGGGTCTTGACACAGAAATGTATTAAAGTCTTTCCGGAAGACGGTAGTTGGGGTAACCTCACCGATGAGAACTGGGAAAGATTTTGTCAAAATGAAA CAAATTGGTACGGAGAAGACGGAGACTACCCCCTTTGTGGAAATTCATCAGGAGCAGG ACAATGTGAACCAGGCTACATATGTTTACAAGGCTATGGACCAAACCCTAACTACGGATATACGAGTTTTGACACGTTTGGTTGGGCTTTCCTATCAGCTTTTCGACTCATGACACAGGACTATTGGGAAAATCTTTATCAACTG GTGCTAAGGTCAGCGGGTTCATGGCACGTCTTGTTCTTCGTAGTGATCATATTCTTGGGCTCATTCTATCTCGTCAACTTGATTTTGGCTATCGTCGCCATGTCATATGATGAGTTACAAAAGAAAGCTGAAGAAGAGGAACAAGCCGAAGAAGAAGCTCTTAGG GAAGCGGAACAAAAAGCGGCAGCCAGAGCGGATAAGCAGGAAGCCAGGGAAGCCCATGCTCGCGAGCAGGCTGCAGCAGCAGAGGCGGCGGCGTACGCCGAGGCACATCCCGCTAAATCTCCCAGCGACTCTTCCTGTCAGAGCTACGAGCTGTTCGTGAACCAGGAGCGGGGCAACCAGGACGACAATACGCGCGAGCGCATGTCCCTCCGTAGCGACCCCTTCCAGGACTCGGTGAGCACTCAGCCCACGCACAAGCCAACCGCCAACGAATCGCACCACGAACCGGCACGCCGACAGAGGAAGGTCAGCATG GTTCCCCACCCTGAACGCATAAATAAATACGGACAGTTGTCATATGGGCCACTGCGCGAAGGCTCACAG GCTTCATTGTCACTTCCTGGATCACCGTTCAATTTACGTCGAGGATCTCGTGGGTCGCATCAAATGGCTTTAAGACCGAACGGAAGAAATCGATATCCACCTGGAGCTGATCGAAAACCACTTGTCCTTTCAACATACTTGGATGCACAGGAACATCTGCCATATGCTGACGATTCAAATGCTGTCACACCAATGTCTGAAGAAAATGGTGCTATAATTATACCTGTGTACTACGCCAATTTAG gtTCAAGACATTCTTCTTACACGTCGCATCAATCTCGATTGTCGTACACTTCACACGGTGACTTATTAGGTGGAAAAGCGCAAACGAAGGAAGCAAGGCTAAGAGGACGATCGGCATCCAGAAATCACAGCGTTACGTCACAACCGCATGCCTACCCACTGCCAAGACAAGATTCGTCGCTCGCATCTAGACCGCTTAGAGAATAT GAAATAAGCACAACGGAATGTACAGATGAGGCTGGCAAAGTATTAAAACAATCTAACGACAATCCTTTTATAGAGTCATCGCAGCAGCCCAACGTTGTAGATATGAGAG ATGTTATGGTActaaatgaaattattgaacAAGCGGGCAGACAAAGTAGAGCCAGTGAGCAAAACG CAGAAGACGATGAGGATGGACCCACCTTCAAAGAAAGACTCCTCGAGTGCTTTATGAAAGGAATAGACTTCTTTTGTGTTTGGGACTGCTGTTGGTTATGGCTGGAGTTCCAAAAATACGTGGCTCTTCTGGTGTTCGACCCATTCGTAGAACTGTTTATCACCTTATGTATTGTGGTCAACACTTTGTTTATGGCTTTGGACCATCATGATATGGATCGAGATATGGAAAAGGCGCTAAAAAGTGGCAACTAT ttctTCACTGCAACCTTTGGTATAGAAGCCATGCTAAAATTAATAGCTATGAGCCCGaagttttattttcaagaaGGTTGGAACGTTTTTGATTTTATCATCGTGGCCTTATCGTTATTAGAATTGGGTCTGGAAGGTGTACAGGGTTTGTCAGTGTTACGTTCATTTCGTTTG cTGCGTGTATTTAAACTGGCTAAGTCTTGGCCGGCGCTAAACCTTATTATATCCATAATGGGTAGGACAGTGGGAGCTTTAGGGAACTTGACCTTTGTACTTTGCatcattatattcatatttgcgGTGATGGGAATGCAGTTATTTGGGAAAAACTATACAG ACTATGTAGACCGTTTTCCGGACGGAGATCTTCCCCGTTGGAACTTCACCGACTTCATGCACAGCTTCATGATAGTCTTTCGAGTGCTATGTGGAGAATGGATAGAAAGCATGTGGGATTGTATGCTCGTTGGAGACGTGTCCTGCATACCATTCTTCTTAGCTACCGTTGTCATTGGTAATCTTGTG gttCTCAACCTCTTCTTGGCCCTGTTACTGTCAAACTTTGGGTCATCTAACTTATCGTCGCCGACAGCCGATCAAGACACCAACAAAATAGCTGAAGCATTTAACAGAATATCGAGATTCATAGATTGGGTTAAAAAGAACGCAGCCGACGTCTTAAAGTTGgtgaaaaataaacttacaaacCAAATAGCCATACACGCTCCCG GCTTAAAGGCGGCTTTATGTGGCCGCTGTGTCTCCCCAGAACGGGTGGATAACGAGCTGGAATTAGGTGCTGACCTTGATGATGGAGTACTGTATAAAGATAAGAAACTAAAAGACCAAGTAGAAGTAGCAATCGGTGACGGCATGGAATTTACAATACCag GTGACAATAAGTACAAGAAAGGTAAAATACTAATGAATAATATCAATGCAATAACCGATAACCACACAGACAATAGAATTAATTGTGAACTTAATCATCATGGATACCCTATTCAG GACGATGATACTATAAGTCAGAAATCATACGGAAGTCACAAAATTAGATCTTTTAAAGATGAAAGTCACAAAGGTTCAGCAGACACCATCGATGGTGAAGAAAAAAAAGACGCCAGTAAAGAAGAATTAGGGCTAGAGGaag AAATGATACCAGAAGAAGAGGTTGGTCAAGTGGATCTGGCTAAATTGGACATAAAAGCTGTAGAGGGTGATGGCATTCTTGAAGACTCTCCAGCAGACTGCTGTCCAGAACCTTGTTATGCGCGCTTCCCCTTTTTAGCTGGAGATGACGAATCTCCATTCTGGCAAGGATGGGCCATGTTGAGACTGAAAACCTTCCGACTTATTGAAAATACATACTTTGAAACGGCTGTGATAACTATGATTTTACTCAGTAGTTTGGCTTTG GCTCTAGAAGATGTTCATTTACCACATCGGCCGATACTTCAAGATATCCTCTATTATATGGACCGAATCTTTACCGTTATATTTTTCATCGAGATGTTGATCAAGTGGCTTGCTCTTGGATTCCAGAAATATTTCACGAATGCCTGGTGTTGGCTTGATTTCATCATTGTTATG GTCTCGCTTATAAACTTCGTAGCGGCGCTTTGTGGCGCCGGTGGCATTCAGGCGTTCAAAACGATGAGAACGCTTCGAGCCCTTCGACCGCTCAGGGCTATGAGCCGCATGCAGGGCATGAGG GTGGTAGTGAATGCTCTGGTGCAAGCGATCCCATCCATCTTCAACGTGCTGCTCGTGTGTCTGATATTCTGGCTTATCTTTGCTATTATGGGTGTACAACTCTTCGctggaaaatattttaag TGCGTCGACATGAACCACACAACTCTAAGCCATGAAATTATCCCAGATAGAAATGCTTGTATTTTAGAAAACTACACCTGGGAAAACTCCCCAATGAATTTCGACCATGTTGGCAAGGCTTATTTATGTCTATTTCAAGTTGCTACTTTCAAAGGCTGGATTCAAATCATGAATGATGCTATCGATTCACGAGAG GTTGGTCGTCAGCCCATTCGAGAAAccaatatatacatgtatttgtattttgtattcttCATAATTTTCGGCTCGTTTTTCACTCTTAACCTATTCATTGGTgtgattattgataattttaatgaacaaaAGAAGAAAGCAGGAGGCAGTCTTGAAATGTTTATGACAGAAGATCAGAAAAAGTATTACAATGCTATGAAAAAAATGGGATCGAAAAAGCCCCTTAAAGCAATTCCCAGGCCAAGG TGGCGGCCGCAAGCAATCGTATTTGAGATTGTAACAGATAAGAAATTTGATATGATCATTATGTTGTTTATTGGCCTTAATATGTTAACTATGACCCTCGATCATTATCAACAATCAGAAACATTCAGTGCTGTGTTGGACTatcttaatatgatatttatcgtAATATTTAGTTCAGAGTGCTTACTTAAGATCTTTGCCCTGCGATACCATTACTTTGTGGAGCCATGGAATCTATTTGATTTTGTCGTTGTAATGTTTTCTATACTTA GCTTGGTGTTGAGCGATATCATAGAAAAGTACTTTGTTTCACCGACTTTACTCAGAGTTGTCAGAGTGGCAAAAGTTGGTAGAGTACTTCGACTTGTTAAAGGTGCAAAGGGCATTCGAACATTACTGTTCGCTCTGGCCATGTCACTGCCAGCTCTCTTTAACATTTGTCTGCTGCTATTTCTTGTAATGTTTATCTTCGCAATATTTGGAATGTCATTTTTCATGCATGTTAAAGACAAAGGAGGCCTAGATGACGTGTACAACTTCAAAACTTTCGTGCAAAGTATGATTCTACTATTTCAG ATGTCTACATCGGCGGGTTGGGATGGTGTGTTAGACGGTATTATAAATGAGGAAGAGTGTGATTTGCCGGACAACGAACGTGGGTCACCTGGCAACTGTGGCTCTGCGACGATAGGCATTACCTACTTACTGTCATATCTGGTGATCTCTTTCCTCATCGTTATTAACATGTACATTGCCGTTATTCTCGAAAATTATTCTCAG GCAACCGAAGACGTACAGGAAGGCCTAACTGACGACGACTACGACATGTACTACGAGATATGGCAGCGGTTTGATCCCGAAGGAACACAATACATCAGATACGATCAACTATCTGATTTCTTAGACGTTCTCGAGCCGCCTTTACAAATCCACAAAcctaacaaatacaaaattatatccaTGGACATACCTATATGTCGCGGTGATATGATGTTCTGCGTTGACATCTTAGATGCGCTCACGAAAGACTTCTTTGCGAGAAAGGGCAATCCCATCGAGGAACCGGTCGACGTGGGAAGGCCCGACGAAGTGGGCTACGAGCCCGTGTCGTCAACGCTATGGAGACAACGTGAAGAGTACTGCGCGCGGCTGATCCAGCACGCGTGGCGGAGACACCGGCGAGCGCAGTCGCCAGGTGGCGGCTCCGCGTCGGGCGCTGAGGGCGGCGGCGCGAGCGGACCGGAGGCGGAAGGCGCCCCGACGGCCGTGCTGCTGGACGCGGGCGCTGGCGGCGCGCACCGCGTGGTGCTGCAGGCGGCCGGGGCGGCGCCGCGCCCGCCCgagcccgcgccgccgcccgcgcccgtcTGA